A portion of the Candidatus Methylomirabilota bacterium genome contains these proteins:
- a CDS encoding biopolymer transporter ExbD: MAFNVEPTGGSRRIGTNLAEINIIPLVDVVLVLLLIFMLTAPMMYRGIDVNLPKASAKPTAVEERMVLTVTKDQSLFLNDRRVATGGLEEALRGAFANRTDKTLYLKADAGLAYGTVIETMDRVRRAGIERLGMVTEPARER; encoded by the coding sequence ATGGCGTTCAACGTCGAGCCCACCGGCGGCTCCCGGCGCATCGGCACGAACCTCGCCGAGATCAACATCATCCCGCTCGTGGACGTCGTGCTCGTCCTCCTGCTCATCTTCATGCTGACCGCGCCCATGATGTACCGCGGCATCGACGTGAACCTGCCGAAGGCCTCGGCGAAGCCGACCGCGGTCGAGGAGCGGATGGTCCTCACCGTCACGAAGGACCAGTCGCTCTTCCTGAACGACCGGCGCGTGGCGACGGGCGGCCTCGAGGAGGCGCTCCGCGGCGCGTTCGCCAACCGGACGGACAAGACGCTCTACCTCAAGGCCGACGCGGGCCTCGCGTACGGCACCGTGATCGAGACGATGGACCGCGTGCGCCGGGCCGGGATCGAGCGGCTCGGGATGGTCACCGAGCCGGCGCGGGAGCGCTGA